Proteins from a genomic interval of Youhaiella tibetensis:
- a CDS encoding ABC transporter substrate-binding protein encodes MTRKRFRPVLLGLAASTFAVLAGGASLAREVTVGYLGLQDDPRYQPDIVYTRIEIAPAGNPVVSARMGIEDLKMVSDAVDIQFKLDEQVGADAESLVAKVKDMVAGGENFIIMDLPGDLADQVAGQTKDLPVTLINATAPDDVLRNRCYPNLLHTGASDRMDADALVQYLRTRNWTKVLVLVGPLDRDKAMAEAFKQSAQRQRFDVVDTREFTLATDPANREKNNPLLLTGGVDYDVVYIADNNGEYARYLPYATQLPRPVVGSTGLVSSEWNWTFERYGAPQVISRFADLADGRHMTGQDWSTWIAAKAVVTAYAKARSEDPAKVAEYIRGNRFKIDGSKGVQLNFRSWDGQLRQPIMLATNNAVIEVAPLSGFLHQTNTLDTLGTDEPEHKCQ; translated from the coding sequence ATGACTAGGAAAAGGTTTCGGCCTGTCCTCCTGGGCCTCGCCGCCAGCACCTTCGCGGTGCTGGCCGGCGGGGCCTCTTTGGCTCGGGAGGTCACTGTCGGCTATCTCGGGCTCCAGGACGATCCGCGCTACCAGCCGGACATCGTCTATACCCGCATCGAGATCGCCCCGGCGGGCAATCCGGTGGTCAGTGCCCGCATGGGCATCGAAGACCTCAAGATGGTCAGCGATGCGGTGGACATCCAGTTCAAGCTCGACGAGCAGGTCGGCGCCGATGCCGAAAGCCTGGTGGCCAAGGTCAAGGACATGGTCGCGGGCGGCGAGAACTTCATCATCATGGACCTGCCGGGCGACCTCGCCGACCAGGTGGCGGGCCAGACCAAGGACCTGCCGGTAACCCTCATCAACGCGACCGCACCCGATGACGTGCTGCGCAACCGGTGCTACCCGAACCTGCTGCACACCGGCGCTTCGGACCGCATGGACGCCGATGCACTGGTGCAGTACCTGCGCACCCGCAACTGGACCAAGGTCCTGGTGCTCGTCGGGCCGCTGGATCGCGACAAGGCGATGGCCGAGGCGTTCAAGCAGTCGGCGCAACGTCAGCGCTTCGACGTGGTGGACACGCGCGAGTTCACGCTCGCCACCGATCCAGCCAACCGCGAAAAGAACAATCCCCTGCTGCTGACCGGCGGGGTGGACTACGACGTGGTCTACATCGCCGACAACAACGGCGAATATGCCCGCTACCTGCCCTATGCCACCCAATTGCCGCGCCCGGTTGTCGGCTCCACCGGCCTCGTCTCGAGCGAGTGGAACTGGACCTTCGAGCGCTACGGGGCGCCCCAGGTCATTTCGCGGTTCGCGGACCTGGCGGATGGCCGGCACATGACCGGGCAGGACTGGTCGACCTGGATCGCCGCCAAGGCCGTCGTCACCGCCTATGCCAAGGCGCGTTCGGAAGACCCGGCCAAGGTGGCCGAGTACATCCGGGGCAACCGCTTCAAGATCGATGGCTCCAAGGGCGTGCAATTGAACTTCCGCTCCTGGGATGGTCAATTGCGTCAGCCGATCATGCTGGCGACCAACAATGCCGTCATCGAGGTCGCGCCTCTGAGCGGGTTCCTCCACCAGACCAACACGCTCGATACCCTGGGCACCGACGAACCGGAGCATAAGTGTCAGTAG